Proteins encoded in a region of the Quercus lobata isolate SW786 chromosome 8, ValleyOak3.0 Primary Assembly, whole genome shotgun sequence genome:
- the LOC115957195 gene encoding uncharacterized protein LOC115957195, translating to MAFTSILRKSGSSLAPLATRLVRGQGNYHHALFTAKTHSNFSNSHSPSFLSPLVPNLHYSSASKKPSSDETLLRVIQSEIQCLQETDDHDRVEQIPSDFPFKIVDNPGLQTLTLKRTYQGEEIEVEVHMPDLVTSENDDDPDGDDSEKASLSSLPLVVCVSKKNRRSLEFNCISYPDEIEIDSLAVKRPGISEDEIAYKGPSFNDLPHLRKPFKRYLKLRGIKPSTIKFLHEYMINKNSKKKLIWMKKLKKFIESLLCKAYNSYTWSLATSRVGPVGASLQVGEMAFTSILRKSASSLTTLASQLARGQRNYHCALFTAITHSSLSPLVPNLHYSSVSTKHSSDETLLPVIQSRIQCLRETDGHGRVEQIPSDFPFEIVDNPGLQTLTLKRKYQGEEIEVEVHMPDIFTGENNDHHDGNDNSEKPRLSILPLVVSVSKQIKPSRNERLGFYPYRLEYGDKRLEFSCISYPDEIEIDSFVFKLPEISDDENTYEGPSFVDLDKDLQKAFKRYLRIRGIKPSTFNFLHEYMINKHGKEDLIWMKKLKKFLEA from the exons ATGGCTTTCACTTCCATTCTTCGCAAGTCCGGTTCTTCTTTGGCCCCACTCGCAACTCGACTTGTTCGTGGCCAGGGAAATTACCATCATGCCCTCTTCACTGCCAAAACCCACTCCAATTTTTCTAACAGTCACAGTCCCTCATTTCTGAGCCCTTTGGTTCCCAACCTTCACTACTCTTCTGCTTCGAAGAAGCCCAGCTCTGATGAGACCCTTTTACGAGTGATTCAGTCAGAGATTCAATGCTTGCAGGAGACTGATGATCATGATcgg gtTGAACAGATTCCAAGTgattttcctttcaaaattgtggataatccaGGACTTCAAACTCTAACACTGAAAAGAACTTATCAAGGTGAAGAGATAGAAGTTGAAGTTCACATGCCCGATCTAGTTACTAGTGAAAATGATGATGATCCTGATGGGGATGATAGTGAAAAGGCTAGTCTATCTAGCTTGCCACTGGTTGTTTGTGTCTCTAAGAAGAATAGACGTAGTTTAGAGTTTAATTGCATTTCTTACCCTGATGAAATTGAGATTGACAGCTTGGCAGTTAAACGTCCAGGAATTTCTGAGGATGAGATTGCCTATAAGGGCCCTAGCTTCAA TGATTTGCCTCACCTGCGGAAGCCTTTCAAGAGGTACTTAAAACTAAGAGGAATCAAGCCCAGCACAATTAAGTTCTTGCATGAGTACATGATCAATAagaacagtaaaaaaaaattgatatggaTGAAGAAACTTAAGAAGTTCATTGAA AGCCTTTTATGTAAGGCCTATAATAGTTACACTTGGTCTTTAGCAACTAGTCGTGTTGGCCCTGTTGG GGCTTCTCTGCAAGTCGGAGAAATGGCTTTCACTTCCATTCTTCGCAAGTCGGCTTCTTCTTTGACCACACTCGCAAGTCAACTCGCTCGTGGCCAGAGAAATTACCACTGTGCCCTCTTTACAGCCATAACCCACTCCTCTTTGAGCCCTTTGGTTCCCAACCTTCACTACTCTTCTGTTTCGACTAAGCACAGTTCTGATGAGACCCTTCTACCTGTGATTCAGTCTAGGATTCAATGCTTGCGGGAGACTGATGGTCATGGCCGg gTTGAACAGATTCCAAGTGATTTTCCTTTTGAAATCGTGGATAATCCAGGACTTCAGACTCTAACACTGAAAAGAAAATACCAAGGTGAAGAGATAGAAGTTGAAGTTCACATGCCTGATATATTTACTGGTGAAAATAATGATCATCATGATGGGAATGATAACAGTGAAAAGCCCAGACTATCTATCTTGCCACTAGTTGTTAGTGTCTCTAAGCAGATAAAACCTAGTCGAAATGAACGTTTAGGTTTTTACCCATATAGGCTTGAGTATGGTGACAAACGTCTAGAGTTCAGTTGCATTTCTTACCCTGATGAAATTGAGATTGACAGCTTCGTATTTAAACTTCCTGAAATTTCTGATGATGAGAATACCTATGAGGGCCCTAGCTTCGT TGATTTGGATAAGGACCTGCAGAAGGCTTTCAAGAGGTATTTGAGAATAAGAGGAATCAAGCCCAGCACATTTAATTTCTTGCACGAGTACATGATCAATAAGCACGGTAAAGAAGATTTGATTTGGATGAAGAAACTTAAGAAGTTCTTAGAAGCCTGA
- the LOC115957813 gene encoding probable receptor-like protein kinase At5g24010: MEKFHIFPLFLPYFLSLLLFSSAYTPRNKYFINCGSKTNVTVNGRNFVGDSNSSSLSFFVGPSSTVSDTNSSTNNSLYQTARIFTNSSLYEFDIIDKGNYYVRIHFFPFVSGRTNLADALFDVSASDFYLLSNFALQNNSNSPVIEEFLLTINGSKFSIHFTPHKNSFAFVSAVEVFLAPPNFTTYGFPHVTPMGENGSYYGVASQVFHTIHRVNVGGPKTNDTLWRNWIPDDEYLLSAGSAKTCATYNGTLLYDNPGGTNYSAPDLVYKTCKELNPTDNMGSNSSNISWQFGVSKRSRHMVRLHFCDIISKDPYFLKFNLYIYSNFSQKINPYDETDKVAAPFYCDFVVDSDDSGYMNMSVGPREDSITKTAYLNGVEIMEFIKESDFVHIPGDQKKLIFVVVGTVCGVTFVFILALLFLLKRMRAKHVDGVGSKPEVHLGKGSTNASLVRNLNLKLKMPLLEVQGATHNFDSKRLVGEGGFGKVYEGSLQNGMKVAVKRSDSKHGQGLPEFTTEILVLSRIRHRHLVSLIGYCDEGSEMILVCEFMEKGSLREHLYDSNENSSQRSAKRPTLTWKQRLEICIGAAKGLHYLHTCLHGGIIHRDVKSTNILLNEHYVAKVADFGLSRSGPDDPEHFSVGIKGSFGYVDPEYFRSFQFTDKSDVYSFGVVLLEVLCARPAILDSPKREEVNLAEWGMLWQKKGGQLEKIMDPLLVGDINPDSLRKFGETAVGCLKENGAERPTMLDVLWDLEYALQLQKTAVQGVPHGDSTTNAILGLHLTQNLGLLPDIILDEGGVECNEEPLRGDNGSDVSGVFSQIEIDGAR, encoded by the coding sequence ATGGAAAAGTTTCATATTTTCCCTCTCTTCCTTCCatatttcctttctcttctaCTTTTCTCATCAGCTTACACCCCTCGAAATAAGTACTTCATCAACTGTGGATCAAAGACCAACGTTACAGTCAATGGTAGGAACTTCGTCGGTGACTCGAATTCAAGCTCACTTTCGTTCTTTGTTGGACCAAGCTCTACTGTAAGTGACACCAACTCATCAACAAATAACTCTCTTTATCAAACTGCGAGAATATTCACAAATTCATCTTTGTATGAGTTTGATATCATTGACAAGGGCAACTACTATGTACGTATCCATTTCTTTCCTTTCGTGTCTGGTAGGACTAATCTGGCTGATGCTCTATTTGATGTTTCGGCTTCTGATTTTTATCTGCTATCAAATTTTGCTCTTCAAAACAATAGTAATTCACCAGTGATTGAGGAATTCTTACTTACTATCAATGGAAGCAAGTTCAGCATCCACTTCACTCCTCATAAGAACTCCTTTGCTTTCGTTAGCGCCGTAGAAGTCTTTCTTGCCCCACCAAACTTCACTACTTATGGTTTCCCTCATGTTACTCCTATGGGGGAAAACGGTAGTTACTATGGTGTAGCATCTCAGGTTTTTCATACAATTCACAGGGTCAATGTTGGAGGTCCAAAGACTAATGACACACTGTGGAGGAATTGGATACCTGATGATGAGTATCTACTTTCTGCAGGATCTGCAAAAACATGTGCTACTTATAATGGTACGCTTCTCTATGATAATCCTGGAGGAACTAATTATAGTGCCCCGGATCTTGTCTACAAGACTTGCAAAGAATTGAATCCCACTGACAACATGGGATCAAATTCTTCTAACATAAGTTGGCAATTTGGTGTGAGTAAGAGATCCAGGCATATGGTTAGGCTTCACTTTTGTGATATCATTAGCAAAGACCCTTATTTTCTCAAGTTCAATCTCTATATTTATAGCAATTTCAGTCAGAAGATAAATCCTTACGATGAAACTGATAAGGTGGCAGCTCCATTTTACTGTGACTTTGTGGTTGATTCAGATGATTCAGGATATATGAACATGAGTGTCGGGCCTAGGGAAGATTCTATAACTAAAACTGCCTATCTAAATGGGGTGGAGATAATGGAATTTATTAAAGAATCAGACTTTGTCCATATTCCAGGCGATCAAAAGaaactaatttttgttgtggtAGGTACAGTTTGTGGTGTGACCTTCGTTTTCATTTTGGCACTGCTGTTCTTGTTAAAACGCATGAGAGCAAAGCATGTGGATGGGGTGGGTTCAAAGCCAGAGGTTCATCTTGGAAAAGGATCGACGAATGCCTCCCTCGTTCGtaatttaaatttgaagttGAAGATGCCTCTTCTTGAAGTACAAGGTGCTACTCATAACTTTGATTCCAAACGGTTGGTAGGTGAGGGTGGATTTGGGAAAGTTTATGAAGGAAGTCTTCAGAATGGCATGAAAGTGGCTGTGAAGCGAAGTGATTCAAAGCATGGCCAGGGCCTTCCAGAATTCACAACAGAAATCTTGGTTTTATCCAGAATTCGCCATCGCCATCTTGTTTCCTTGATTGGATATTGTGATGAAGGGTCTGAGATGATACTGGTGTGTGAATTTATGGAAAAGGGAAGCCTGAGAGAACATTTGTATGATTCCAATGAGAACTCTTCTCAGAGATCAGCTAAAAGGCCCACATTGACCTGGAAGCAAAGGCTTGAGATTTGTATTGGTGCAGCAAAAGGCCTTCATTACCTTCACACTTGCTTACATGGGGGAATCATCCACCGTGATGTTAAGTCAACAAACATATTGTTGAATGAACATTATGTTGCAAAAGTTGCAGATTTTGGCCTTTCAAGATCCGGTCCTGATGATCCAGAACATTTCAGTGTTGGCATAAAAGGTAGCTTTGGTTATGTGGATCCTGAATATTTTAGGTCCTTTCAGTTCACAGACAAGTCTGATGTCTACTCCTTTGGTGTAGTACTTCTTGAAGTGCTTTGTGCCAGACCTGCTATTCTTGACTCACCGAAGAGGGAGGAGGTGAACTTAGCTGAATGGGGGATGTTATGGCAAAAGAAAGGAGGACAACTTGAAAAGATTATGGACCCGCTTTTAGTGGGAGACATTAACCCTGATTCATTGAGAAAATTTGGTGAAACAGCTGTGGGATGTTTGAAGGAAAATGGAGCTGAAAGGCCTACTATGCTTGATGTGCTGTGGGACTTGGAATATGCATTGCAGCTTCAAAAAACTGCAGTGCAAGGAGTACCACATGGGGACAGCACAACAAATGCGATTTTGGGATTGCATTTGACTCAAAATTTGGGTTTGCTTCCTGATATCATCCTTGATGAGGGAGGTGTTGAATGTAATGAAGAGCCCTTAAGAGGGGATAATGGTTCGGATGTAAGTGGAGTTTTCTCTCAAATAGAGATTGATGGTGCAAGATGA
- the LOC115957815 gene encoding delta-1-pyrroline-5-carboxylate synthase-like, whose amino-acid sequence MDGLDRSRAFLKEVKRLVIKVGTAVVTRADGRLALGRLGALCEQIKDLNAQGYEVIVVSSGAVGLGRQRLKYRRLVNSSFADLQKPQVELDGKACAAVGQNCLMALYDTLFSQLDVTSAQLLVTDNDFRDKAFRNQLSETVQSLLALKVIPIFNENDAVSTRRAPYEDSSGIFWDNDSLAALLALELKADLLVLLSDVEGLYSGPPSDPKSKLIHTYVKEKHQGGITFGDKSRVGRGGMTAKVKAAVNAAYAGIPVVITSGYAPENIIKVLQGECLGTLFHQDAHLWATVKECSSREMAVAARESSRRLQAISSHDRKNILLDIADALEANEKLIKTENEADVTTAQQAGYEKSLIARLALKPGKISSLANSIRVLANMEDPIGRILKRTELADGLVLEKTSSPLGVLLIVFESRPDALVQIASLAIRSGNGLLLKGGKEAKRSNAILHKIITDAIPDSVGGKLIGLVTSREEIPDLLKLDDVIDLVIPRGSNKLVSQIKNSTKIPVLGHADGICHVYLDKSANMDMAKRIVVDAKVDYPAACNAMETLLVHKDLSQSEGLSELIVDLRVEGVTLYGGPRASSLLNFPEARSFHHEYNSLACTVEIVDDVYAAIDHIHQHGSAHTDCIIAEDQEVAEVFLHQVDSAAVFHNASTRFCDGARFGLGAEVGISTSRIHARGPVGVEGLLTTRWILKGSGQVVDGDKDIVYTHKDLTNES is encoded by the exons ATGGACGGCCTCGATCGCTCTCGAGCTTTCTTGAAAGAAGTCAAGCGCCTCGTTATCAag GTAGGGACTGCTGTTGTTACTCGAGCCGATGGAAGACTAGCGCTAGGAAGACTAGGAGCACTATGTGAACAG ATTAAAGATTTGAACGCTCAAGGTTACGAGGTTATTGTAGTGTCGTCGGGTGCTGTCGGCCTTGGCCGCCAACGGCTTAAATACAGGAGATTAGTTAACAGCAG CTTTGCTGATCTCCAAAAACCACAAGTTGAGCTTGATGGAAAGGCATGTGCCGCTGTTGGACAAAATTGTCTTATGGCTCTCTATGATACATTGTTTAGTCAG CTGGATGTCACATCGGCTCAGCTTCTTGTAACAGATAATGATTTTAGGGACAAAGCTTTTAGAAATCAACTTAGTGAAACTGTACAGTCATTATTAGCTCTCAAGGTTATTCcaattttcaatgaaaatgaTGCAGTCAGCACCAGGAGAGCTCCATATGAG GATTCTTCTGGTATATTTTGGGATAATGACAGTTTGGCTGCTCTGCTAGCTTTGGAGCTAAAGGCTGATCTTCTTGTTTTGTTGAGTGATGTAGAGGGTCTCTATAGTGGCCCTCCAAGTGACCCAAAGTCAAAGCTAATCCATACATATGTTAAGGAAAAACATCAAGGTGGAATTACCTTTGGAGACAAGTCTAGGGTGGGAAGAGGGGGCATGACTGCAAAAGTAAAAGCTGCTGTCAATGCAGCTTATGCCGGCATCCCTGTTGTTATCACCAG TGGGTATGCTCCTGAAAACATTATTAAAGTCCTTCAAGGAGAGTGTCTTGGAACCCTCTTTCACCAAGATGCACATTTATGGGCCACAGTTAAAGAATGTAGTTCACGTGAGATGGCAGTTGCAGCAAGGGAAAGCTCCAGGCGGCTTCAG GCCATTTCTTCACATGATAGGAAAAACATTCTGCTGGACATAGCTGATGCCCTAGAAGCAAATGAAAAACTGATTAAAACAGAAAATGAAGCTGATGTTACTACTGCACAACAGGCAGGATATGAAAAGTCCTTGATAGCTCGGCTGGCTCTAAAGCCTGGGAAG ATTTCAAGCCTTGCAAACTCAATACGTGTGCTTGCAAACATGGAAGATCCAATTGGTCGCATTCTGAAGAGAACTGAG CTTGCAGATGGACTTGTATTAGAGAAAACATCATCTCCCTTGGGTGTTCTCCTGATTGTTTTTGAGTCACGTCCTGATGCGCTGGTGCAG ATAGCTTCATTAGCAATCCGGAGTGGGAATGGACTTCTCCTGAAAGGAGGAAAGGAGGCCAAGCGCTCAAATGCAATCTTGCACAAG ATTATCACTGATGCCATCCCGGATAGTGTTGGTGGAAAACTTATTGGACTTGTAACTTCAAGAGAGGAGATTCCTGATCTGCTTAAG CTCGATGATGTGATTGACCTTGTAATTCCAAGGGGCAGCAATAAACTTGTATCTCAAATCAAGAACTCTACTAAAATTCCAGTTCTGGGTCATGCAG ATGGAATTTGCCATGTTTACCTCGATAAGTCTGCTAACATGGATATGGCAAAGCGAATCGTTGTGGATGCAAAAGTAGATTATCCAGCAGCCTGTAATGCAATG gAAACACTTCTTGTTCACAAGGATTTGAGTCAGAGTGAAGGACTATCTGAGCTTATTGTTGACCTTCGGGTTGAAG GTGTTACTTTATATGGTGGACCACGGGCAAGCTCCCTGCTGAATTTTCCCGAGGCCAGGTCATTTCATCATGAGTACAATTCACTGGCTTGCACTGTTGAAATTGTGGATGATGTATATGCAGCCATAGATCATATACATCAACATGGAAG CGCACATACTGATTGCATCATTGCAGAAGACCAGGAAGTTGCTGAAGTTTTCCTACACCAAGTTGACAG TGCTGCTGTTTTTCACAATGCAAGTACCAGATTTTGTGATGGGGCTCGGTTTGGACTAGGTGCCGAG GTTGGGATAAGTACAAGCCGGATTCATGCTCGGGGTCCAGTAGGAGTTGAAGGACTGTTAACAACACGATG GATTCTCAAAGGAAGTGGACAAGTGGTTGATGGTGATAAAGACATAGTTTACACCCACAAGGACCTCACAAACGAGTCCTGA
- the LOC115957814 gene encoding probable receptor-like protein kinase At5g24010 has product MEKFHLFPLFLLYFLSLLLFSSAYTLQNKYFINCGSKTDVTVNGRNFVGDSNSSSLSFSVGPSSTVSDANSSTNNSLYQTARIFTNPSFYEFDIIDKGTYYVRIHFFPFVSGRTNLADALFDVSASDFYLLSNFALLNNSNSPVIEEFLLTINGSKFSIHFTPHKNSFAFVSAIEVFLAPPNFTTDGFPHVTPMGDNGSYDGIASQVFHTIHRVNVGGPQTNDTLWRNWIPDDEYLLSAGYAKTCATYNGTLIYDVLGGNNYSAPDLVYKTCKELNPTDNMGSNSSNISWQFGVSKRSRHMVRLHFCDIISKDPYFLKFNLYIYSNFSQEINPYDETVKVAAPFYWDFVVDSDDSGYMNISVGPREDSITKTAYLNGVEIMEFIKESDFVHIPGDQKKLIFVVVGTVCGVTFVFILVVLFLLKRMRAKHVDGVGSKPEVHLGKGSTNASLVRNLNLKLKMPLLEVQGATHNFDSKRLVGEGGFGKVYEGSLQNGMKVAVKRSDSKHGQGLPEFKTEILVLSRIRHRHLVSLIGYCDEGSEMILVYEFMEKGSLREHLYDSNENSSQRSAKRPTLTWKQRLEICIGAAKGLHYLHTCLHGGIIHRDVKSTNILLNEHYVAKVADFGLSRSGPDDPEHFSVGIKGSFGYVDPEYFRSFQFTDKSDVYSFGVVLLEVLCARPAIIDSPKREEVNLAEWGMLWQKKGGQLEKIMDPLLVGDINPDSLRKFGETAVGCLKENGAERPTMLDVLWDLEYALQLQKTAVQGVPNGDSTTNAILELHLTQNLGLLPEIILDEGGVECNVEPLRVDNGSDINGVFSQIEIDGAR; this is encoded by the coding sequence ATGGAAAAGTTTCACCTtttccctctcttccttctatatttcctttctcttctaCTTTTCTCATCAGCTTACACCCTTCAAAATAAGTACTTCATCAATTGTGGATCAAAGACCGACGTTACTGTCAATGGTAGGAACTTTGTCGGTGACTCGAATTCAAGCTCACTTTCATTCTCTGTTGGACCAAGCTCTACTGTAAGTGACGCCAACTCATCAACAAATAACTCTCTGTATCAAACTGCAAGAATATTCACAAATCCATCTTTCTATGAGTTTGATATCATTGACAAGGGCACCTACTATGTACGTATCCATTTCTTTCCTTTCGTGTCTGGTAGGACTAATCTGGCTGATGCTCTATTTGATGTTTCGGCTTCTGATTTTTATCTGCTATCAAATTTTGCTCTTCTAAACAATAGTAATTCACCAGTTATAGAGGAATTCTTACTTACTATCAATGGAAGCAAGTTCAGCATCCACTTCACTCCTCATAAGAactcttttgcttttgttagtgCCATAGAAGTCTTTCTTGCCCCACCAAACTTCACTACTGATGGTTTCCCTCATGTTACTCCTATGGGGGATAACGGTAGTTACGATGGTATAGCATCTCAGGTTTTTCATACAATTCACAGGGTCAATGTTGGAGGTCCACAGACTAACGACACACTGTGGAGGAATTGGATACCTGATGATGAGTATCTACTTTCTGCAGGATACGCAAAAACATGTGCTACTTATAATGGTACGCTTATCTATGATGTTCTTGGAGGAAATAATTATAGTGCTCCAGATCTTGTCTACAAGACTTGCAAAGAATTGAATCCCACTGACAACATGGGATCAAATTCTTCTAACATAAGTTGGCAATTTGGTGTGAGTAAGAGATCCAGGCATATGGTTAGGCTTCACTTTTGTGATATCATTAGCAAAGACCCTTATTTTCTCAAGTTCAATCTCTATATTTATAGCAATTTCAGTCAGGAGATAAATCCTTACGATGAAACTGTTAAGGTGGCAGCTCCATTTTACTGGGACTTTGTGGTTGATTCAGATGATTCAGGGTATATGAACATAAGTGTCGGGCCTAGGGAAGATTCTATAACTAAAACTGCCTATCTAAATGGGGTGGAGATAATGGAATTTATTAAAGAATCAGACTTTGTCCATATTCCAGGCGATCAAAAGaaactaatttttgttgtggtAGGTACAGTTTGTGGTGTGACCTTCGTTTTCATTTTGGTAGTGCTGTTCTTGTTAAAACGCATGAGAGCAAAGCATGTTGATGGGGTGGGTTCAAAGCCAGAGGTTCATCTTGGAAAAGGATCGACGAATGCCTCCCTCGTTCGtaatttaaatttgaagttGAAGATGCCTCTTCTTGAAGTACAAGGTGCTACTCATAACTTTGATTCCAAACGGTTGGTAGGTGAGGGTGGGTTTGGGAAAGTTTATGAGGGAAGTCTTCAGAATGGCATGAAAGTGGCTGTGAAGAGAAGTGATTCAAAGCATGGCCAGGGCCTTCCAGAATTCAAAACAGAAATCTTGGTTTTATCCAGAATTCGCCATCGTCATCTTGTTTCCTTGATTGGATATTGTGATGAAGGGTCTGAGATGATACTGGTGTATGAATTTATGGAAAAGGGAAGTCTGAGAGAACATTTGTATGATTCCAATGAGAACTCTTCTCAGAGATCAGCTAAAAGGCCCACATTGACCTGGAAGCAAAGGCTTGAGATTTGTATTGGTGCAGCAAAAGGCCTTCATTACCTTCACACTTGCTTACATGGGGGAATCATCCACCGTGATGTTAAGTCAACAAACATATTGTTGAATGAACATTATGTTGCAAAAGTTGCAGATTTTGGTCTTTCAAGATCCGGTCCTGATGATCCAGAACATTTCAGTGTTGGCATAAAAGGTAGCTTTGGTTATGTGGATCCTGAATATTTTAGGTCCTTTCAGTTCACAGACAAGTCTGATGTCTACTCCTTTGGTGTTGTACTTCTTGAAGTGCTTTGTGCCAGACCTGCTATTATTGACTCACCGAAGAGGGAGGAGGTGAACTTAGCTGAATGGGGGATGTTATGGCAAAAGAAAGGAGGACAACTTGAAAAGATTATGGACCCGCTTTTAGTGGGAGACATTAACCCTGATTCATTGAGAAAATTTGGTGAAACAGCTGTGGGATGTTTGAAGGAAAATGGAGCTGAAAGGCCTACTATGCTTGATGTGCTGTGGGACTTGGAATATGCATTGCAGCTTCAAAAAACTGCAGTGCAAGGAGTACCAAATGGGGACAGCACAACAAATGCGATTTTGGAATTGCATTTGACTCAAAATTTGGGTTTGCTTCCTGAAATCATCCTTGATGAGGGAGGTGTTGAATGTAATGTAGAGCCCTTAAGAGTGGATAATGGTTCGGATATAAATGGAGTTTTCTCCCAAATAGAGATTGATGGTGCAAGATGA